The following are from one region of the Ischnura elegans chromosome X, ioIscEleg1.1, whole genome shotgun sequence genome:
- the LOC124170753 gene encoding mucolipin-3-like isoform X2, protein MENLPDTEHNQDEPYDGPSNVNHSAAVCEPSVPLSGYGAATTEKTEDKMRRKLKFFFMNPIEKWRVTRRLPYKLIVQVIKIAFVTLQLCLFASSRYNHVNYTSDNRVAFSHLFLRGWDASREVEGYPPAVGPLALYEIDEFYETIDYALNGYAHLDNAIGPYYYPNEDNEISLPVLCLYEYKEGIIYGFNESYVFNNEIIKTCHDVPVSISSQISSATLLGKINFSALVRASLTFAVKTVNLKAAGPLTPPDCYRFDIEISFDNRDHDGQMLVTLEADAIRLSCKGSVEYITEYKLDSVLRSLLNYLVMCVCLVSLVLCSRAIYRAHLLKKETVQFFERAFGKSLSMKGRLEFLNFWYVMIITNDVLIIIGSGIKERIERKQFVGDQWNVCSVLLGTGNLLVWFGLLRYLGFFKTYNVLILTLKKAAPKVARFLLCALILYSGYTFCGWLVLGPYHLKFRSLSSTSECLFSLINGDDMFATFFSMSKKSPMLWWFSRLYLYSFISLFIYVVLSLFISVIMDAYETIKMCYQQGFPKSDLQEFISSGDEETSPGILPNERSPSLLGFFPHSCCGHRATAAETEPLIT, encoded by the exons ATGGAGAATCTTCCAGATACTGAACATAACCAGGATGAGCCTTATG ATGGACCGAGCAATGTAAATCACAGTGCAGCAGTATGTGAGCCTTCCGTTCCTTTGAGTGGCTACGGTGCAGCCACGACGGAAAAGACTGAAGATAAAATGCGTAGAAAGCTCAAATTCTTTTTCATGAATCCGATAGAAAAGTGGCGAGTAACTCGAAGGTTGCCGTATAAGCTGATTGTACAGGTCATCAAAATAGCTTTTGTCACTCTTCAG cTCTGCCTGTTTGCATCAAGTCGGTACAACCACGTGAATTATACGTCGGATAATAGGGTTgccttttctcatttatttttgagGGGTTGGGATGCATCAAGGGAGGTTGAAGGATATCCTCCCGCTGTCGGACCTTTAGCTCTCTATGAAATTGACGAATTCTACGAAACAATAGATTATGCGCTTAATGGG TATGCTCATCTAGATAATGCTATTGGGCCGTATTATTATCCAAATGAAGACAATGAAATATCGTTGCCAGTTTTGTGCCTTTATGAATACAAGGAAGGTATCATTTATGGTTTCAATGAAAGCTACGTATTCAACAATGAAATTATCAAAA CATGCCATGATGTTCCAGTTTCTATATCCAGTCAAATTTCTAGTGCAACACTTCTTGGGAAAATTAACTTCTCCGCTCTGGTTAGGGCTTCTCTGACATTTGCTGTAAAAACGGTTAACCTAAAGGCTGCTGGACCCCTGACGCCTCCTGACTGCTATAGGTTTGATATAGAG ATAAGTTTTGATAACAGAGATCATGATGGCCAAATGCTGGTTACTTTAGAGGCTGATGCAATTAGGTTGTCATGCAAAGGGAGTGTGGAGTATATAA cTGAATACAAATTAGACTCTGTTTTGAGAAGCTTGCTAAATTACCTTGTTATGTGTGTCTGTCTGGTTTCACTTGTACTGTGTTCCAGAGCAATTTATAGAGCTCACCTGTTGAAAAAG GAAACGGTGCAATTTTTTGAAAGAGCATTTGGGAAAAGCCTTAGCATGAAGGGCCGCttagaatttttaaacttctGGTACGTCATGATAATCACAAATGATGTCCTTATTATAATTGGTTCAGGAATAAAAGAGAGAATTGAAAGAAAG CAATTTGTTGGTGATCAGTGGAATGTGTGCAGTGTTCTGCTTGGTACAGGCAATTTGCTTGTATGGTTTGGACTGCTGAGGTACCTGGgatttttcaaaacttataaT gTATTAATATTGACTTTGAAGAAAGCAGCCCCTAAGGTGGCTAGGTTTTTGCTTTGTGCTCTGATTCTCTACTCTGGATATACATTTTGTGGCTGGCTTGTTCTTGGACCATATCACTTGAAG tttcgaTCCTTGTCAAGTACGTCAGAATGCctgttttcattgataaatggAGACGACATGTTTGCCACCTTCTTTAGTATGTCAAAGAAATCTCCCATGCTCTGGTGGTTCAGCAGATTGTACCTTTATTCATTCATCAGTTTGTTCATTTATGTCGTGCTGAGTTTGTTCATTTCTGTCATTATGGATGCTTATGAAACTATTAAG ATGTGCTATCAGCAAGGATTTCCAAAGAGTGATCTTCAGGAGTTCATATCTAGTGGGGATGAAGAGACTTCTCCTGGAATTCTTCCCAATGAACGCTCACCCTCTCTGCTGGGGTTTTTCCCACACAGTTGCTGTGGCCATAG
- the LOC124170753 gene encoding mucolipin-3-like isoform X1, translating into MENLPDTEHNQDEPYDGPSNVNHSAAVCEPSVPLSGYGAATTEKTEDKMRRKLKFFFMNPIEKWRVTRRLPYKLIVQVIKIAFVTLQLCLFASSRYNHVNYTSDNRVAFSHLFLRGWDASREVEGYPPAVGPLALYEIDEFYETIDYALNGYAHLDNAIGPYYYPNEDNEISLPVLCLYEYKEGIIYGFNESYVFNNEIIKTCHDVPVSISSQISSATLLGKINFSALVRASLTFAVKTVNLKAAGPLTPPDCYRFDIEISFDNRDHDGQMLVTLEADAIRLSCKGSVEYITEYKLDSVLRSLLNYLVMCVCLVSLVLCSRAIYRAHLLKKETVQFFERAFGKSLSMKGRLEFLNFWYVMIITNDVLIIIGSGIKERIERKQFVGDQWNVCSVLLGTGNLLVWFGLLRYLGFFKTYNVLILTLKKAAPKVARFLLCALILYSGYTFCGWLVLGPYHLKFRSLSSTSECLFSLINGDDMFATFFSMSKKSPMLWWFSRLYLYSFISLFIYVVLSLFISVIMDAYETIKMCYQQGFPKSDLQEFISSGDEETSPGILPNERSPSLLGFFPHSCCGHRRMIRLSKFKWKSAQQQLINLNGDSLCI; encoded by the exons ATGGAGAATCTTCCAGATACTGAACATAACCAGGATGAGCCTTATG ATGGACCGAGCAATGTAAATCACAGTGCAGCAGTATGTGAGCCTTCCGTTCCTTTGAGTGGCTACGGTGCAGCCACGACGGAAAAGACTGAAGATAAAATGCGTAGAAAGCTCAAATTCTTTTTCATGAATCCGATAGAAAAGTGGCGAGTAACTCGAAGGTTGCCGTATAAGCTGATTGTACAGGTCATCAAAATAGCTTTTGTCACTCTTCAG cTCTGCCTGTTTGCATCAAGTCGGTACAACCACGTGAATTATACGTCGGATAATAGGGTTgccttttctcatttatttttgagGGGTTGGGATGCATCAAGGGAGGTTGAAGGATATCCTCCCGCTGTCGGACCTTTAGCTCTCTATGAAATTGACGAATTCTACGAAACAATAGATTATGCGCTTAATGGG TATGCTCATCTAGATAATGCTATTGGGCCGTATTATTATCCAAATGAAGACAATGAAATATCGTTGCCAGTTTTGTGCCTTTATGAATACAAGGAAGGTATCATTTATGGTTTCAATGAAAGCTACGTATTCAACAATGAAATTATCAAAA CATGCCATGATGTTCCAGTTTCTATATCCAGTCAAATTTCTAGTGCAACACTTCTTGGGAAAATTAACTTCTCCGCTCTGGTTAGGGCTTCTCTGACATTTGCTGTAAAAACGGTTAACCTAAAGGCTGCTGGACCCCTGACGCCTCCTGACTGCTATAGGTTTGATATAGAG ATAAGTTTTGATAACAGAGATCATGATGGCCAAATGCTGGTTACTTTAGAGGCTGATGCAATTAGGTTGTCATGCAAAGGGAGTGTGGAGTATATAA cTGAATACAAATTAGACTCTGTTTTGAGAAGCTTGCTAAATTACCTTGTTATGTGTGTCTGTCTGGTTTCACTTGTACTGTGTTCCAGAGCAATTTATAGAGCTCACCTGTTGAAAAAG GAAACGGTGCAATTTTTTGAAAGAGCATTTGGGAAAAGCCTTAGCATGAAGGGCCGCttagaatttttaaacttctGGTACGTCATGATAATCACAAATGATGTCCTTATTATAATTGGTTCAGGAATAAAAGAGAGAATTGAAAGAAAG CAATTTGTTGGTGATCAGTGGAATGTGTGCAGTGTTCTGCTTGGTACAGGCAATTTGCTTGTATGGTTTGGACTGCTGAGGTACCTGGgatttttcaaaacttataaT gTATTAATATTGACTTTGAAGAAAGCAGCCCCTAAGGTGGCTAGGTTTTTGCTTTGTGCTCTGATTCTCTACTCTGGATATACATTTTGTGGCTGGCTTGTTCTTGGACCATATCACTTGAAG tttcgaTCCTTGTCAAGTACGTCAGAATGCctgttttcattgataaatggAGACGACATGTTTGCCACCTTCTTTAGTATGTCAAAGAAATCTCCCATGCTCTGGTGGTTCAGCAGATTGTACCTTTATTCATTCATCAGTTTGTTCATTTATGTCGTGCTGAGTTTGTTCATTTCTGTCATTATGGATGCTTATGAAACTATTAAG ATGTGCTATCAGCAAGGATTTCCAAAGAGTGATCTTCAGGAGTTCATATCTAGTGGGGATGAAGAGACTTCTCCTGGAATTCTTCCCAATGAACGCTCACCCTCTCTGCTGGGGTTTTTCCCACACAGTTGCTGTGGCCATAG GCGAATGATTCGTTTATCTAAATTTAAATGGAAGTCAGCACAGCAGCAGTTAATTAATCTTAATGGTGATTCACTCTGTATATAG